A single genomic interval of Leptospira sp. WS60.C2 harbors:
- a CDS encoding PAS domain-containing protein, translating into MIEQEWKTQLKRLVRLAASISEVPHVAIVLFTQNGETLLSKIGFESLPDSEVILLCKSLDLNDEKSRTLTKKVESLNSENNALDIGAIPFFICYPIEFGSGFAFAKLFLIDYQPNSISQNKANSLQILLEEISFHLKSEHNSLAESIVSEQDLADQLLANMADGFSVIDANGKQIRVNQAFLSMTGFTEEELMGKIPPYPYWPEEELENINLAFNQTRTSEKGNFELIFKRKNGQRFPVFLSVGALKNHLNQTIAFFANIRDISEQKKKENEITLAYKELKDITEAVNENSLVSVTDINGNLLKVNQKFCELSGYTEEELIGKNHSILNSGFHSAEFWRECWKTISQGKSWKGEIKNITKDRKEIWVSSVIKPILNAKGEVLVYLSIHQDITDAKLAEVALEESRFRYESIVKVLPDIIFRVSRDGIYLDYHANDISNLIVPPEKFLNKSIYETLPEFHAKQALEKIEETLRTNKLVTYEYELGAGNQTRYWEGRMVPAGRDEVLFIARDITTKTIALKELERNKSFLAQTNQVARVGGWDFNNLTGEITWSDLICEIHELPHGFVPTYKEMADFYTPESWPKLEAAIHFAMTTGTPYDMELQIRTAKGKLLWVRAIGNAEIKDNVCVRLFGVLQDIDIDKKNRLRIQKSEESLKRAQQIAKMGSWELDLKTKEVTWTEELYNIYGLDPLKPPPPYSEHMKLFTKESWVTLKKALEKTADTGEPYELELQTYRKNNTSGWMWVRGEAVFDHGKIIGLRGMAQDITDKKYREEKVIETSLRLDLATKAANVGVWDYIINENRLIWDDRMYAIYGITRESFAGVYEAWRSGLHPEDIERIEFEINQSLLGNKEFNTEFRIIWPDGSLHFIRSSAIVMWDNYGKPIRMIGANWDITMEKLFQESLQLAKEEADRANKAKSEFLANMSHEIRTPLNGVIGFTDLLKSTDLSPLQKQYVENAIISGQALLEIINDILDFSKIEAGMLNLENIKTDIVELAETSIDIVKFSAAKKNIEVILDLDFSMPRYGFTDPIRLKQILTNLLSNAVKFTESGEVELKVRFENLGGEEGKFIFSVRDTGIGITDEQKGKLFKAFTQADTSTTRKFGGTGLGLVISEMIANKLNSKIELESKPGIGSIFSFSIQTKFELGGILNLGNIKRFKRCLILEDNEKCRDILEGIMRLFQIQFKSTDSVSSALDEIEKSGPFDLLILDYDIPDLKDFETLNHLQKKSNFNQDELDIILMHSAANDFFLSEEYQKLGIGLSLLKPIKLKELYEYLSKQKENVNNEVKTIPARQDVPANSKVIQGSILIVDDIALNIQLLKMILKKMASHLNLYEASNGVDAFELFKKLQPDLVFMDVQMPEMDGFEVTQEIRNWEQSIGKNTPIVALTAAAFREDEERSISAGMSDFVTKPISSNDIQAILIKHQLL; encoded by the coding sequence ATGATCGAGCAAGAATGGAAAACACAACTAAAGAGATTAGTGCGACTTGCAGCATCCATTTCGGAAGTTCCTCACGTAGCGATAGTTTTATTCACCCAAAATGGAGAGACGTTACTCTCAAAAATTGGATTCGAATCTTTGCCAGATAGTGAAGTTATTCTTTTATGCAAAAGTTTGGATTTGAACGATGAAAAATCTCGAACGTTAACAAAAAAAGTCGAAAGTTTAAATTCAGAAAACAATGCATTAGACATCGGTGCGATTCCATTTTTTATTTGTTACCCAATTGAGTTTGGTAGTGGATTTGCCTTTGCTAAACTCTTTCTGATTGATTATCAGCCAAATTCCATTAGCCAAAATAAAGCTAACTCACTACAGATCTTATTAGAAGAAATTTCATTTCATCTAAAATCAGAACACAACTCTCTAGCAGAATCTATTGTATCAGAACAAGACCTAGCAGACCAACTGCTTGCAAACATGGCAGATGGATTTTCGGTGATTGATGCTAACGGGAAACAAATCAGAGTGAATCAAGCATTCTTATCGATGACTGGCTTCACTGAAGAAGAGTTGATGGGAAAAATCCCTCCTTATCCATATTGGCCCGAAGAAGAATTAGAGAATATTAACCTTGCTTTTAATCAAACTCGTACTTCGGAGAAAGGAAACTTTGAATTGATTTTTAAAAGAAAAAATGGACAAAGATTTCCTGTTTTTCTGTCTGTTGGAGCGTTAAAAAATCATTTAAATCAAACGATTGCTTTTTTTGCTAACATAAGGGACATCTCAGAACAAAAAAAGAAGGAAAATGAGATTACTTTAGCTTATAAAGAATTAAAAGATATAACGGAAGCCGTGAATGAAAATTCATTGGTTTCTGTTACGGATATCAATGGCAATTTGCTTAAAGTCAATCAGAAGTTTTGTGAACTTTCCGGTTATACGGAGGAAGAACTCATCGGTAAGAATCATAGCATTTTAAATTCAGGATTTCATTCGGCAGAGTTTTGGAGAGAATGTTGGAAGACCATTTCTCAAGGAAAATCTTGGAAGGGTGAGATAAAAAACATAACAAAAGATAGGAAAGAAATTTGGGTATCCTCTGTAATTAAACCAATTCTGAATGCAAAAGGAGAAGTATTGGTATACCTTTCCATCCATCAAGATATAACTGATGCGAAGTTAGCTGAAGTGGCACTCGAAGAGAGTCGTTTTCGTTATGAGTCAATTGTAAAAGTACTACCGGACATTATTTTTAGAGTGAGTAGAGATGGGATATACTTGGATTACCATGCTAATGATATATCAAACCTGATTGTACCTCCAGAAAAATTTCTAAACAAATCAATCTATGAAACTTTACCCGAATTTCATGCAAAGCAAGCATTAGAAAAAATTGAAGAAACACTTCGAACAAATAAACTCGTTACATATGAATATGAACTAGGTGCTGGGAATCAGACTCGTTACTGGGAGGGGAGAATGGTCCCAGCAGGAAGAGATGAAGTTCTTTTCATCGCAAGGGATATTACAACTAAAACTATTGCATTAAAAGAATTAGAAAGAAACAAAAGTTTCTTAGCTCAAACCAACCAAGTTGCAAGAGTTGGTGGATGGGATTTTAATAACCTGACTGGTGAGATTACTTGGTCAGATCTAATCTGTGAAATTCATGAATTGCCTCATGGATTTGTACCAACTTACAAAGAAATGGCGGATTTTTATACTCCAGAAAGTTGGCCCAAACTCGAAGCTGCAATACATTTTGCTATGACAACTGGAACTCCTTATGATATGGAGTTACAGATTAGAACAGCAAAAGGAAAATTATTATGGGTAAGAGCAATTGGAAACGCTGAAATCAAAGACAATGTTTGCGTGCGTCTTTTTGGAGTATTACAAGACATTGACATAGATAAAAAGAATCGATTAAGAATTCAAAAGAGTGAAGAATCATTAAAAAGAGCCCAACAAATTGCCAAAATGGGAAGTTGGGAATTAGATCTAAAAACGAAAGAGGTAACTTGGACCGAAGAACTTTATAACATCTATGGATTAGATCCATTAAAACCTCCACCTCCCTATTCTGAACATATGAAATTATTTACCAAAGAGAGTTGGGTTACATTAAAAAAGGCACTTGAGAAAACCGCAGATACTGGCGAACCATATGAATTAGAACTTCAAACCTATCGAAAAAATAATACTTCTGGTTGGATGTGGGTAAGAGGAGAGGCAGTTTTTGACCATGGAAAGATCATTGGCCTAAGAGGTATGGCACAGGATATCACCGATAAAAAATATCGTGAAGAAAAGGTGATTGAAACATCTCTTCGTTTGGACCTTGCAACGAAAGCTGCCAATGTTGGAGTTTGGGATTATATTATCAATGAAAACAGACTCATTTGGGATGACCGAATGTATGCAATCTACGGAATCACTCGTGAATCGTTTGCCGGTGTATATGAGGCTTGGAGATCAGGATTACATCCTGAAGACATTGAAAGAATAGAATTTGAAATCAATCAGTCATTACTTGGCAATAAAGAGTTTAATACAGAGTTTCGTATTATTTGGCCTGATGGTTCCTTACACTTTATTCGATCGTCTGCGATTGTGATGTGGGATAATTACGGAAAACCAATTCGAATGATTGGTGCCAATTGGGATATAACAATGGAAAAACTATTCCAAGAATCCTTACAATTAGCGAAGGAAGAAGCCGATAGAGCCAATAAAGCGAAAAGCGAATTTTTAGCAAATATGAGTCATGAAATTCGCACACCACTCAATGGAGTGATTGGATTTACCGATTTACTGAAAAGCACTGATCTTTCTCCTTTGCAGAAACAATATGTAGAAAATGCAATTATATCTGGGCAAGCATTATTAGAAATCATCAATGATATATTAGATTTTTCAAAAATTGAAGCGGGGATGTTAAATCTTGAGAATATTAAGACTGATATAGTTGAACTTGCAGAAACTTCTATTGATATTGTAAAATTCTCTGCTGCTAAGAAAAACATTGAAGTTATTTTGGATCTCGATTTTTCAATGCCAAGGTATGGATTTACAGATCCAATCAGACTAAAACAAATCTTAACCAACTTATTGAGTAACGCTGTCAAGTTCACCGAATCTGGTGAAGTTGAATTAAAAGTTCGTTTTGAAAACCTTGGAGGAGAAGAGGGTAAGTTTATTTTTTCCGTTCGAGATACTGGGATTGGAATTACGGATGAACAAAAAGGGAAGTTATTCAAAGCATTTACTCAGGCAGATACATCAACGACTAGAAAGTTTGGCGGGACAGGTCTCGGTTTGGTCATTTCAGAGATGATTGCAAATAAGTTAAATTCAAAAATAGAATTGGAGAGTAAACCTGGTATTGGATCCATTTTTTCATTTTCCATTCAGACAAAGTTTGAGTTAGGTGGCATTCTGAATCTTGGAAATATCAAAAGATTTAAGCGCTGTCTCATTCTTGAAGACAATGAAAAATGTCGGGATATATTAGAGGGAATCATGAGATTATTCCAAATTCAATTTAAATCGACTGATTCCGTTTCTTCTGCTCTTGATGAAATTGAGAAATCTGGCCCCTTTGATTTACTGATACTAGATTATGATATACCTGATTTAAAGGACTTTGAAACTTTAAATCATCTCCAAAAAAAATCAAATTTTAACCAGGATGAATTGGATATCATTCTTATGCATTCAGCGGCAAACGATTTTTTCTTAAGTGAAGAATACCAAAAATTAGGGATAGGATTGAGTTTACTAAAACCAATTAAATTGAAAGAACTGTATGAATATCTGAGTAAACAAAAAGAAAATGTCAACAATGAAGTGAAGACAATTCCAGCAAGGCAAGATGTTCCTGCAAATTCTAAGGTGATTCAAGGATCAATTCTTATCGTCGATGACATTGCTTTGAACATTCAATTGCTGAAAATGATTCTTAAAAAAATGGCGTCCCATCTAAACTTATATGAGGCATCAAACGGAGTAGATGCATTCGAATTATTCAAAAAACTTCAACCGGATTTAGTTTTTATGGATGTACAAATGCCAGAAATGGATGGTTTTGAAGTCACCCAAGAAATACGAAATTGGGAACAGAGTATTGGAAAAAATACTCCTATCGTAGCGTTAACTGCAGCTGCATTTCGTGAAGACGAGGAAAGGAGTATTTCAGCAGGAATGTCCGACTTTGTGACAAAACCTATTTCGTCAAACGACATCCAAGCGATCCTTATAAAACATCAGTTATTATGA
- a CDS encoding ZIP family metal transporter gives MFIDLLSLHPVVLALLATGFTWFCTAFGAGFVFFFRTVPRPVFNAMLGFASGIMIAASFWSLLLPSIELSERAGGPAWLHVSLGFLSGGLSLYFLHKLLPHLHVGLEENRLEGGKSSFQRSLLLILAITLHNIPEGLAVGVAFGALGDDFTYEALMAAMVVAFGIGIQNIPEGAAVSIPLLREGYSAKKSFWYGQLSGFVEPIGGLLGAALVFYVANILPFALSFAAGAMIFVVVEELIPESHTGKETEMSTLGAMFGFVLMMALDVGLG, from the coding sequence ATGTTTATTGATTTACTCTCGCTTCACCCAGTGGTGTTGGCACTTCTAGCCACTGGGTTCACTTGGTTTTGTACAGCTTTTGGTGCGGGGTTTGTGTTTTTCTTTCGCACGGTGCCAAGACCTGTGTTTAATGCGATGCTTGGATTTGCTTCTGGCATTATGATTGCTGCTAGTTTTTGGTCACTTTTACTCCCTTCGATTGAACTTTCGGAAAGAGCTGGCGGGCCTGCTTGGCTCCATGTGAGCCTTGGGTTTTTGTCAGGTGGACTTAGTTTGTACTTTCTGCATAAACTCCTTCCTCATTTGCATGTCGGCTTGGAAGAAAATCGACTAGAAGGTGGGAAGTCCTCTTTCCAAAGGAGTCTGTTACTCATCCTTGCCATCACCTTACATAATATCCCAGAAGGACTTGCGGTTGGTGTCGCTTTTGGTGCATTAGGAGACGATTTTACTTATGAGGCGTTGATGGCGGCAATGGTAGTTGCCTTTGGGATAGGGATCCAAAATATCCCCGAAGGTGCGGCGGTTTCCATACCACTACTGCGAGAAGGGTATAGTGCCAAAAAAAGTTTTTGGTATGGTCAACTTTCAGGTTTTGTCGAACCTATTGGCGGACTTCTCGGAGCGGCCCTTGTGTTTTATGTAGCTAATATCCTTCCATTTGCACTCTCGTTTGCGGCAGGTGCGATGATCTTTGTGGTGGTGGAAGAACTGATTCCAGAATCACACACGGGGAAAGAAACAGAAATGTCAACCCTTGGTGCGATGTTTGGATTTGTGCTCATGATGGCACTTGACGTGGGACTTGGGTAG
- a CDS encoding amino acid--tRNA ligase-related protein translates to MHVLPKETLIFRSKVLQTVREILTRNEFLEVDTPTLKPIVGMEPYLDPFEVRSPSGREKGYLITSPEYSLKQMMATGLTRIFELAHTYRSGEVGSSFHTKEFLMLELYAEGMDDEVLRHFIEKFLRELIFTVGIPKLHNQLSKPGFIRHFSVQSVFLIHLGHGFEKEKLIPTIIKQKLTSTSFEELQTWQYEDLFFLVFLNCIEPKLGEGIVFLYDYPPECAALARIEKGVAKRFEIYWDGLELANAFYELNDPKEQRKRFVDEQTLRAKLGKDVFPMDEDFLEALGNGFPNCSGISIGMDRLILKLLGKNGLADVSPYWMEL, encoded by the coding sequence TTGCACGTTCTACCAAAAGAGACACTCATTTTTCGTTCCAAAGTTTTACAAACCGTACGAGAGATTTTGACACGGAATGAGTTTTTGGAAGTGGATACACCCACTCTAAAACCCATCGTGGGGATGGAGCCATACCTGGATCCTTTCGAAGTCCGTTCTCCGTCGGGAAGAGAAAAGGGCTATCTCATCACGTCCCCTGAATACAGCTTAAAACAGATGATGGCAACGGGTCTTACTCGTATCTTTGAGTTGGCTCATACATACCGGTCGGGCGAAGTGGGAAGTTCGTTTCATACCAAAGAGTTTCTTATGTTAGAACTCTATGCAGAAGGAATGGATGATGAAGTGCTTAGGCATTTTATCGAAAAATTTTTACGGGAACTGATCTTTACAGTTGGTATACCAAAACTCCACAACCAATTGTCCAAACCAGGATTTATCCGACATTTTTCAGTACAGTCAGTGTTTCTCATCCACCTTGGCCATGGATTTGAGAAAGAAAAATTGATTCCTACCATCATCAAACAAAAGTTAACCTCTACTTCTTTCGAGGAATTACAAACTTGGCAATATGAAGATTTGTTCTTTTTGGTGTTCTTAAATTGTATTGAACCGAAACTAGGGGAAGGGATTGTTTTTTTGTATGATTACCCTCCAGAATGTGCCGCGCTTGCAAGAATTGAGAAGGGAGTTGCCAAACGATTCGAAATATATTGGGATGGATTGGAACTAGCCAATGCCTTTTATGAATTGAACGACCCAAAAGAACAACGAAAACGATTTGTAGACGAACAAACGTTACGTGCAAAACTTGGGAAAGACGTATTTCCAATGGATGAGGATTTTTTGGAGGCTCTCGGAAATGGATTTCCCAATTGTTCGGGAATTTCCATTGGGATGGATCGACTGATTTTAAAACTATTGGGGAAAAACGGACTCGCTGATGTGAGCCCGTATTGGATGGAATTGTAA
- a CDS encoding DUF4279 domain-containing protein, whose protein sequence is MESGTQRELKSWAMFAISGMKLRPLEVTEKLGLTPDYYHGGDVKDIQNMTIPSHWQLNSKLGPEFPPQDHIWDILKTLGPVRKELKEFTENFESAIYVSVEFASEFTKGVTLDKRTMLLLGEMGVQLEIIPWNLDGTL, encoded by the coding sequence ATGGAATCGGGAACACAAAGAGAACTAAAATCGTGGGCAATGTTTGCCATTTCGGGGATGAAGCTTCGTCCCTTAGAAGTGACGGAAAAACTCGGCCTGACACCTGATTATTACCATGGTGGGGATGTGAAAGACATCCAAAATATGACAATTCCAAGTCATTGGCAGCTGAATTCCAAATTGGGACCTGAGTTCCCCCCCCAAGATCATATTTGGGACATCCTAAAGACCCTGGGTCCTGTGCGAAAAGAACTGAAAGAATTTACGGAAAACTTTGAATCGGCAATTTATGTTTCGGTGGAGTTTGCTTCTGAGTTTACAAAAGGGGTCACTCTCGACAAACGAACGATGCTTTTGTTAGGCGAAATGGGCGTACAATTAGAAATCATCCCTTGGAACCTTGATGGGACTCTCTGA
- a CDS encoding response regulator transcription factor, with protein MKNILVIEDDPDIGNLIRKSLDSAHYTTSVFENGEDGLKFYKSNHPDLVILDLSLPDIDGMEICRSIRKSDESTPIFILSARTEEIDRIMGLELGADDYITKPFSVRELKTRVDVFFRRWDKKIGIKPNVGQAGEIIRGALKIDSIRRRVTLNENIINISRKEFDILQLLAGSPGKVFSREMILESVWGVEWDGFERMIDSHIKRIRSKLEKNSAQPEWIETIWGIGYRFTDNFENIVVPD; from the coding sequence ATGAAAAATATTTTGGTAATTGAGGACGATCCGGACATCGGGAACCTAATCCGGAAATCTCTCGATTCTGCTCACTACACCACCTCCGTTTTTGAAAATGGCGAAGATGGATTGAAGTTTTATAAATCCAATCACCCTGATTTGGTGATTCTTGACCTTTCACTTCCAGACATTGATGGTATGGAAATTTGCAGAAGCATTCGGAAATCAGACGAAAGTACTCCGATTTTTATCCTTTCTGCAAGAACGGAAGAAATTGATCGGATCATGGGACTCGAGTTAGGTGCTGATGATTACATCACCAAACCATTTTCCGTTCGGGAATTGAAAACCCGCGTGGATGTTTTCTTCAGGCGTTGGGATAAAAAAATTGGGATCAAACCCAATGTGGGCCAAGCAGGCGAAATCATTCGTGGTGCCTTAAAGATTGATTCCATTCGTCGTCGTGTTACGTTAAACGAAAACATCATCAACATTTCCCGGAAAGAATTCGACATTTTACAACTACTCGCTGGATCTCCAGGAAAAGTATTTTCTCGTGAAATGATTTTAGAATCAGTTTGGGGAGTGGAATGGGATGGTTTTGAACGAATGATCGATAGCCATATCAAACGCATCCGTTCGAAACTGGAAAAAAATTCCGCACAACCAGAATGGATCGAAACCATTTGGGGAATTGGATATCGATTCACTGATAATTTTGAAAACATTGTCGTACCAGACTAA
- a CDS encoding DUF883 family protein, whose product MEEVKKEKSLIDEIKLYEKKAKEIEQRAKEKYMEQVSDIKQKLGKASEEASIRAKEVIDNVGTYVKENPQKAAVIGFGVGLGLGLALGWFFKKK is encoded by the coding sequence ATGGAAGAAGTGAAAAAAGAAAAATCCCTCATCGATGAAATTAAGTTGTATGAGAAAAAAGCCAAGGAAATTGAACAAAGAGCCAAGGAGAAGTATATGGAACAAGTAAGCGACATCAAACAAAAGTTAGGGAAAGCAAGCGAAGAAGCATCGATCCGTGCCAAAGAAGTGATCGATAATGTGGGAACCTATGTAAAAGAAAACCCACAAAAAGCAGCTGTCATTGGATTTGGCGTAGGACTTGGTCTTGGACTTGCCCTTGGTTGGTTTTTTAAGAAGAAATAA
- the cutA gene encoding divalent-cation tolerance protein CutA: MASEEILVFTTIGDRDMAEEQISEMLEQGIIISGTIFPEVELVYLWDGKITVDTENKILLKAKAEHYDAIEAYIMKHHPYIAPEIIRLDVSFGSPAYKAFVADKIKKNS; the protein is encoded by the coding sequence ATGGCATCCGAAGAAATTTTAGTATTTACCACGATAGGCGACCGCGACATGGCAGAAGAACAAATTTCTGAAATGTTGGAACAAGGGATCATCATCTCAGGAACCATTTTCCCCGAAGTAGAACTCGTATACCTTTGGGATGGCAAAATCACTGTTGATACGGAAAACAAAATCCTACTCAAAGCCAAAGCGGAACATTATGATGCGATCGAAGCCTATATTATGAAACACCATCCTTACATTGCCCCAGAGATCATTCGACTCGATGTGAGTTTTGGAAGCCCCGCCTACAAAGCGTTTGTGGCCGATAAAATCAAAAAGAATAGTTAA
- a CDS encoding type II toxin-antitoxin system RelE/ParE family toxin: MIIGFADKKTEKVWKGEFSKDLPTEVQNQGRKKLRMINNAHNIEDLKVPPGNKLEILKGDRKGQFSIRINDQWRICLIWDGNNASFVEIVDYH, from the coding sequence GTGATCATAGGTTTTGCCGACAAAAAAACTGAAAAAGTTTGGAAAGGTGAGTTTTCTAAAGATTTACCAACTGAAGTTCAGAACCAAGGCAGAAAAAAACTTAGGATGATTAATAATGCTCATAATATTGAAGACTTAAAAGTTCCTCCAGGAAATAAGTTAGAGATTCTAAAAGGCGACAGAAAAGGCCAATTTAGTATACGTATCAATGATCAATGGCGCATTTGTCTTATTTGGGACGGAAATAACGCTTCTTTCGTAGAAATTGTTGATTACCATTAA
- a CDS encoding HigA family addiction module antitoxin translates to MKLLANIHPGQILSEEFLTPLNITAYRLAKETGIPQTRISQILQYKRSISADTAIRLSKFFGTTPQFWLGLQNDYDLEEEMLKKKKEFNEIHNYKDLAIAS, encoded by the coding sequence ATGAAACTTTTAGCAAACATACATCCTGGACAAATACTATCGGAAGAGTTTCTTACTCCTTTGAATATTACTGCCTATCGCCTGGCAAAGGAAACTGGTATTCCACAAACAAGAATTAGTCAAATTTTACAATATAAAAGATCTATTTCTGCTGATACTGCAATACGCTTATCAAAATTTTTTGGAACTACTCCACAATTCTGGCTTGGTTTACAAAATGATTATGATCTGGAAGAAGAAATGTTAAAAAAGAAGAAAGAATTTAACGAAATTCACAATTACAAAGATTTAGCAATAGCATCTTAA
- a CDS encoding type II toxin-antitoxin system Phd/YefM family antitoxin, whose amino-acid sequence MEYNIHDAKANLSKFIVQAIEDKEVVISKAGKPVIMLV is encoded by the coding sequence ATGGAATATAACATTCATGATGCGAAAGCCAATCTTTCGAAGTTCATCGTCCAGGCAATTGAGGATAAGGAAGTGGTGATTTCCAAAGCGGGAAAACCAGTTATAATGTTAGTGTGA
- the pnuC gene encoding nicotinamide riboside transporter PnuC, with the protein MMSDLGFFKELISLDYTILIWLGYPLSLLEFLGTTSGLVCVYLASRNHILTWPIGIFNSICFFFLFFQIQLYSDMLLQIYFFGSSIYGWILWRKRTGSFTQIVSLGTKKNLLVILLIIVGTLSLGSFTKHLPLWFPSLFLKPPDYLYWDAFTTVASIIANFLLAQRKLESWFLWVSVDVVCIALYSLKNIPFVTIEYVIFLLIAFYGCLHWYREFRENQKTTNVSIR; encoded by the coding sequence ATGATGTCAGATCTAGGATTTTTCAAAGAACTTATCTCCTTAGATTATACGATTTTGATTTGGTTGGGCTATCCTTTGTCCTTACTGGAATTCCTGGGAACCACATCTGGACTTGTATGCGTCTATTTAGCGTCCAGAAATCATATCCTCACTTGGCCAATAGGAATCTTTAATTCCATCTGTTTTTTCTTTTTATTTTTTCAAATCCAATTGTATTCCGATATGTTGTTACAAATTTATTTTTTTGGATCCAGTATATATGGTTGGATCCTTTGGCGAAAACGAACCGGAAGTTTTACTCAGATTGTTTCGTTAGGAACAAAAAAGAATTTATTGGTGATCCTTCTCATCATTGTGGGAACTTTGAGCCTCGGTTCCTTTACAAAACACTTACCTCTTTGGTTCCCCAGTTTGTTTCTTAAACCACCTGATTATTTGTATTGGGATGCGTTTACCACAGTGGCAAGCATCATTGCCAATTTTCTTCTCGCACAACGAAAATTGGAATCTTGGTTTTTGTGGGTATCTGTGGATGTGGTTTGTATTGCTCTGTATTCTCTAAAGAATATCCCTTTTGTAACAATCGAATATGTGATCTTCCTTCTCATTGCGTTTTATGGATGTTTGCATTGGTATCGGGAGTTTAGGGAGAATCAAAAAACTACTAATGTTTCCATAAGGTAA
- a CDS encoding class I SAM-dependent methyltransferase, whose product MKGFLKQKQTGFGKNGKEFGTEYWSEIYGSGLDVDGSYNAKQHAEYLKSLFQLMEIPVYKIADFGFGKGILLREMVKTFSPVKVYAVDASKEAYLELKKKDWVKRSDKFQIYHESLETFELPKLEKEPVELGICNSVIQYLPDAQIPSVLEKMAKYCNYLYFTVPTNEDYAVMKKEMSFVDPYAFSRTKKKYRKWIARDFEIVGYNLLQSKWLGEKGFKEDFFRID is encoded by the coding sequence ATGAAAGGATTTTTAAAACAAAAACAAACTGGTTTTGGAAAAAATGGAAAAGAATTCGGAACCGAATACTGGTCTGAAATCTATGGGAGTGGTCTTGATGTAGACGGCTCTTATAATGCCAAACAACATGCCGAGTATCTCAAGTCTCTTTTCCAACTGATGGAAATCCCCGTATATAAAATCGCAGACTTTGGGTTTGGGAAGGGGATATTACTTCGTGAAATGGTAAAAACATTTTCTCCTGTAAAGGTGTATGCAGTGGATGCATCCAAAGAAGCATACCTGGAACTCAAAAAAAAAGACTGGGTGAAACGTTCTGACAAATTTCAGATTTACCATGAATCATTAGAAACTTTTGAGTTACCTAAATTGGAAAAAGAACCAGTCGAACTTGGGATTTGTAATTCTGTGATCCAATACTTACCAGATGCTCAAATTCCATCGGTATTGGAAAAGATGGCAAAGTATTGTAATTATTTATACTTCACGGTTCCAACAAACGAAGACTATGCGGTCATGAAAAAAGAAATGTCTTTTGTGGACCCATATGCCTTCTCCCGAACCAAAAAAAAATACAGAAAATGGATCGCAAGAGACTTTGAAATCGTGGGTTATAATTTATTACAAAGTAAGTGGCTTGGGGAAAAAGGATTTAAAGAAGATTTCTTTCGAATCGATTGA